A stretch of Methanococcus voltae PS DNA encodes these proteins:
- the rpsB gene encoding 30S ribosomal protein S2 — MADDNLLTSLDTYLASGIHIGTQQKTEDMRRFIYRVRADGLYVLDVRKTDERLRLAAKFLSNYEPEQILAVSRRVYTVGPLEKFGKTTGIKTLAGRFVPGTLTNPASRKFMEPEVLFLSDPRVDKQALKEAIEVGIPIVGMCDTEHLTSHIDFIIPTNNKGRKSVSLMYYLIAREYMKNRGLIGDEVPFKYDDFLEKSMNTKVKMKKRPHRRQNRRRR, encoded by the coding sequence ATGGCAGACGATAACCTATTAACATCGTTGGACACCTACTTAGCATCAGGTATCCACATCGGTACACAGCAAAAAACCGAAGACATGAGAAGATTTATCTACAGAGTTAGAGCTGACGGTTTATATGTATTAGACGTTAGGAAAACTGATGAAAGATTAAGATTAGCTGCAAAATTCTTATCAAACTATGAACCAGAACAAATTTTAGCTGTTTCAAGAAGAGTTTATACAGTAGGACCATTAGAAAAATTCGGTAAAACAACAGGAATCAAAACACTCGCAGGTAGATTTGTGCCAGGTACATTAACAAACCCTGCATCAAGAAAGTTCATGGAACCAGAAGTTTTATTCTTAAGTGACCCTAGAGTAGACAAACAAGCATTAAAAGAAGCTATTGAAGTTGGAATACCTATTGTAGGTATGTGTGACACAGAACACTTAACCTCACACATTGACTTTATCATCCCTACAAACAACAAAGGTAGAAAGTCAGTATCTTTAATGTACTACTTAATCGCAAGAGAATACATGAAAAACAGAGGATTAATTGGTGACGAAGTACCATTTAAATATGATGACTTCTTAGAAAAATCAATGAATACCAAAGTTAAAATGAAAAAGAGACCACATAGAAGACAAAACAGAAGAAGAAGATAA
- a CDS encoding HVO_0476 family zinc finger protein, translating to MSENQNKTYENEYDDECETFEEQLYFECPACNDITPHDLIKKVESKKLLRYTVKCQDCGNVHNIEKRCKLQHIKVVVSRYNQSEQFTIDIPDDEKLSVGDTIEVKGENVEITSVELEGSRRVESAFAKDIKMIWAKSLDVPKKVNISVSAGGITRSFSVLVSHNQAFEEDQVYRAGELFFRIKRIKTEKGYFTREVARKIVRIYSEPVSPMRDFIDLTDYVI from the coding sequence ATGAGCGAGAACCAGAACAAAACTTACGAAAATGAATACGACGATGAATGCGAAACATTTGAAGAGCAGTTATATTTTGAATGTCCTGCATGCAATGATATTACTCCTCACGATTTAATCAAAAAAGTTGAATCAAAAAAACTTTTGAGATATACGGTAAAATGCCAAGATTGTGGAAATGTGCACAACATCGAAAAAAGATGTAAACTACAACATATTAAGGTTGTAGTCAGTAGATATAACCAATCTGAACAATTCACTATCGATATTCCTGACGATGAAAAGTTGAGCGTTGGCGACACAATTGAAGTAAAAGGCGAGAATGTTGAAATAACTAGTGTAGAACTTGAAGGTTCAAGAAGAGTGGAATCTGCATTTGCAAAAGACATTAAAATGATATGGGCTAAATCTTTAGACGTTCCTAAAAAAGTCAATATTTCTGTTAGTGCTGGTGGAATAACCCGTTCTTTTAGCGTTTTAGTTTCACATAATCAGGCTTTTGAGGAAGACCAGGTATATAGGGCAGGTGAACTGTTTTTCAGGATAAAGAGAATAAAAACAGAAAAAGGATATTTCACCAGAGAAGTTGCAAGGAAAATCGTGAGAATTTACTCGGAACCTGTAAGTCCTATGAGGGATTTCATTGATTTAACCGATTATGTAATTTAA
- a CDS encoding flippase has product MKITKNQYSKNKLKRLKQIKNSEDNLFKDSFYMILSNLYSKLILYLFFWLIPFIVGTEGFGIIRGLLPIADTIVIFFCSGIPPAMAKFISENKSKTQLEKIQQEKLNKTDFTNLNDANNENNLWEFDILKYMVLFSFVGALFAISLKYILGGDYSTLPDIYYYAIALSIPFSAIISWSRGILQGNLKIRQLSLTWVLEHTSKVIFLIPLALFFGVTGALLSISVGYLLGGLLGLYIIFKYIPRYKNKKSEIISTSDLKLNNEISNTLVRKVMIYALPIALTATSYRLLNDLDSIFIMSMLGGYDNGLYGYASLISKLLFLFAASISTVLIPRIAKSNSENLNENNSKDSKILKGSKALNYLKKSILLNFIILLPLLTIFVIFANDILKLSFGVSNIDVSNSLIILSFSASVMSMYTLSASSLQGIGYAKIPLYIIILGIVLNSILNLSLIPIYGIMGGAMATLISSSIISIITFIIALKKLR; this is encoded by the coding sequence ATGAAGATTACGAAGAACCAATATTCTAAAAATAAATTAAAAAGACTTAAGCAGATTAAAAATTCAGAAGATAATCTTTTTAAAGATAGTTTTTATATGATATTGTCAAATCTCTACTCAAAATTAATTCTATACTTATTTTTTTGGTTAATCCCTTTTATCGTTGGTACAGAAGGTTTTGGTATCATTAGGGGTTTATTACCTATTGCTGACACGATTGTAATCTTTTTTTGCTCGGGAATCCCTCCTGCAATGGCTAAATTTATATCTGAAAATAAATCAAAGACACAATTGGAAAAAATACAGCAGGAAAAACTTAATAAAACCGATTTTACAAATTTAAATGACGCAAATAATGAAAATAATCTTTGGGAATTTGATATATTAAAGTATATGGTTTTATTTTCCTTTGTTGGGGCTTTATTTGCAATTTCTTTGAAATACATATTAGGTGGGGATTATTCAACATTACCTGATATTTATTACTATGCGATAGCTTTATCTATACCCTTTTCAGCTATTATATCATGGTCAAGGGGTATATTACAAGGTAATTTAAAAATAAGGCAATTATCGCTAACATGGGTGTTAGAACATACTTCAAAAGTTATATTTTTAATACCTTTGGCGTTATTTTTTGGTGTAACTGGGGCTTTGTTGTCGATTTCTGTAGGTTACCTATTAGGTGGTCTTTTAGGGCTCTATATAATTTTTAAATATATACCTCGTTACAAAAATAAAAAATCAGAAATAATTTCAACATCTGATTTAAAATTAAATAATGAAATTTCCAATACCTTAGTACGTAAAGTAATGATTTACGCCTTACCAATAGCTTTAACAGCTACTTCATATCGTTTATTAAATGATTTGGATAGTATATTCATAATGAGTATGTTAGGCGGTTACGATAATGGTTTATACGGTTATGCGTCATTAATTTCTAAGCTACTATTCTTATTTGCAGCATCTATTTCAACAGTACTAATTCCAAGAATAGCTAAATCTAATTCAGAAAATTTAAATGAAAATAATTCGAAAGATTCGAAGATATTAAAAGGTTCAAAAGCTTTAAATTATTTAAAAAAATCCATATTATTGAATTTTATAATATTACTGCCGTTATTGACAATTTTCGTAATATTTGCAAATGATATTTTGAAATTATCTTTTGGAGTTTCAAATATTGACGTTTCAAATAGTTTGATAATATTGTCATTTTCTGCGTCAGTTATGAGCATGTATACTTTATCGGCGTCTTCGCTTCAAGGAATTGGCTACGCAAAAATACCTTTATACATTATAATCCTAGGTATAGTCTTAAATTCCATATTAAACCTATCTTTGATACCAATATATGGAATAATGGGCGGGGCAATGGCAACATTAATTTCTTCGTCAATAATTTCAATTATCACATTTATTATAGCTTTAAAGAAATTAAGATAA
- the corA gene encoding magnesium/cobalt transporter CorA — MLEILGYVEKDVRKMEFNQILDEDYKLIWMDCYDPSDEELLAISKKLDIETDELALGLDEQEVPRVEEEENYYLIVFKAPLFEEDITTTSFGIFVKNNIVLTIHKDKIKAIGKLHRAISYKKPRNVLDKGNGFFIYTLLNQIISSYSKVLVKVEDDLDILEDRILQDHNKNLTDDILQLRKMLVYFHKALISNKDVISLLKRKYLPITTQEDRWEFEDLYYDIIQLIDMETTYRELLSSMMDMTLSIENIKMNQIMKILTMVTALFAVPVWITGIYGMNFKYLPFSEDPNGFWIILFISLILIIVVMYIFIKEKWIR, encoded by the coding sequence ATGCTTGAAATTCTTGGTTACGTTGAAAAAGATGTTCGAAAAATGGAATTTAATCAAATCCTGGACGAAGACTATAAATTAATTTGGATGGATTGCTATGACCCCTCTGACGAAGAATTGTTGGCCATATCTAAAAAACTGGATATCGAAACTGATGAATTAGCGTTAGGTCTCGACGAACAAGAAGTTCCAAGGGTAGAAGAGGAAGAAAATTACTACTTAATAGTTTTCAAAGCTCCGTTATTCGAGGAAGATATTACAACAACTTCATTTGGTATTTTTGTAAAAAATAACATTGTTTTGACGATACATAAAGATAAAATTAAAGCAATAGGTAAATTACATAGAGCAATAAGTTATAAAAAGCCACGTAACGTATTGGATAAAGGAAACGGGTTTTTTATATATACCCTTTTAAATCAAATTATAAGTAGTTATTCGAAAGTATTGGTTAAAGTAGAAGATGATTTGGATATTTTAGAAGATAGAATTCTTCAAGACCACAACAAAAACCTTACGGATGACATATTACAGCTTAGAAAAATGCTCGTATACTTCCATAAGGCTCTTATATCCAATAAAGATGTTATTTCACTTTTAAAACGTAAATACCTTCCAATTACTACCCAGGAAGATAGATGGGAATTTGAAGACCTTTATTATGATATTATTCAGTTGATAGATATGGAAACGACATATAGGGAATTATTATCTTCAATGATGGATATGACCTTATCAATTGAAAATATAAAAATGAACCAGATTATGAAAATTTTGACAATGGTTACTGCACTTTTTGCCGTTCCAGTCTGGATTACGGGAATTTATGGTATGAACTTTAAATATCTGCCATTTTCTGAAGACCCCAATGGTTTCTGGATTATATTGTTCATTTCATTAATTCTAATTATTGTGGTTATGTATATTTTCATTAAGGAAAAATGGATAAGATGA
- a CDS encoding 30S ribosomal protein S3ae: MARMKARSTKGKRMTRDTWKTKVWYNIVAPKSFGGAEIGQTPANDPAGLIGRVSEISLKDLTNDHSKHSIRMQFKVDSVSGKNAVTQFVGHDTTREYLKSQVRRRRSKITTIIDVRTKDGFKLRVKALVLTAVRARDHHKTEIRLKTEQIIRDMSKELTFPEFVHAMLMGAMGSKIYGECKKLFPLRRVEVYKSDVMEKGVLAPVAEEKAEEEKTEAKTEAQ, encoded by the coding sequence ATGGCAAGAATGAAAGCAAGGTCAACCAAAGGAAAAAGAATGACCAGAGATACTTGGAAAACCAAAGTATGGTATAATATTGTTGCTCCTAAATCCTTTGGAGGGGCAGAAATAGGACAAACACCTGCAAACGACCCAGCAGGTTTAATCGGTAGAGTTTCAGAAATCAGCTTAAAAGATTTAACAAACGACCACTCAAAACACTCAATCAGAATGCAGTTCAAAGTTGATTCAGTAAGTGGTAAAAACGCTGTTACTCAATTTGTAGGTCACGACACTACAAGAGAATACTTGAAATCACAAGTTAGAAGAAGAAGAAGCAAAATTACAACAATCATTGATGTAAGAACAAAAGATGGCTTCAAATTAAGAGTTAAAGCTTTAGTTTTAACAGCTGTTAGAGCAAGAGACCACCACAAAACAGAAATCAGATTAAAAACAGAACAAATCATCAGAGACATGTCAAAAGAATTGACTTTCCCTGAATTCGTTCACGCTATGTTAATGGGAGCTATGGGTTCAAAAATCTACGGCGAATGTAAAAAATTATTCCCATTAAGAAGAGTAGAAGTTTACAAATCAGATGTTATGGAAAAAGGTGTATTAGCACCAGTCGCTGAAGAAAAAGCTGAAGAAGAAAAAACAGAAGCTAAAACTGAAGCGCAATAA
- the prf1 gene encoding peptide chain release factor aRF-1, giving the protein MSQTSTEAYLFKKSLKELKGKKGKGTELISVYVPAGRRVSDISQYLRQELSQSSNIKSKATMKNVQSAIEVILQRLKLLKEPLENGAIIFAGMIPRGGPGTEKMEVYVLEPPEAVKTFIYRCDSQFFTDPLEDFIQDKEVYGVILVDRNEATIGTVKGKTITVLKKLTSGVPGKFKAGGQSARRLERLIDDAAHQFMVRIGEYSNESFMPILEEKKLKGLLIGGPGNTKNEFVEKGFLHHELGKKVIDTFDLCYTEEFGIRELLDKASELLRDMDLMKEKVIIQKFFKELIKDEGGLAAYGEKQVMKYLDMGAIDTLIVTEDLNTTRVTIKCNNCEAITNINVKNNELYKFEEELKSKSCPNCEGSLTIAEEMDIIEYLAELCNVNGSNIVVVSTDTEEGNQISKAFRGIAAILRYKI; this is encoded by the coding sequence ATGAGCCAAACCTCAACAGAAGCATATTTATTTAAAAAATCCCTCAAAGAATTAAAAGGAAAAAAAGGAAAAGGTACTGAATTAATTAGCGTTTACGTACCTGCGGGCAGAAGAGTGTCCGATATATCCCAATACTTAAGACAGGAATTGTCACAATCCTCAAATATTAAGAGTAAAGCTACGATGAAAAACGTTCAGTCAGCCATTGAAGTAATCTTACAAAGGTTAAAACTCTTAAAAGAACCATTGGAAAATGGTGCAATTATATTTGCAGGAATGATTCCTAGAGGCGGTCCAGGTACTGAAAAAATGGAAGTTTACGTTTTAGAGCCACCTGAAGCGGTTAAAACATTTATATATAGGTGTGATTCTCAATTTTTCACAGACCCACTTGAAGACTTTATCCAAGATAAAGAAGTTTACGGCGTTATTCTTGTAGATAGAAACGAAGCTACAATCGGTACAGTTAAAGGAAAAACTATTACTGTGTTAAAAAAATTAACAAGTGGTGTACCGGGTAAATTTAAAGCGGGAGGTCAATCTGCAAGAAGATTGGAAAGATTAATCGACGATGCAGCCCATCAATTCATGGTAAGAATTGGGGAGTACTCCAACGAATCATTTATGCCAATATTAGAAGAGAAAAAATTGAAAGGATTGTTAATTGGCGGTCCTGGAAACACTAAAAACGAATTCGTTGAAAAAGGATTTTTACACCACGAATTGGGTAAAAAAGTTATCGATACTTTCGACTTATGTTACACCGAGGAATTTGGAATTAGGGAATTATTGGATAAAGCTTCCGAATTACTTAGAGATATGGATTTAATGAAAGAAAAGGTAATTATTCAAAAATTCTTTAAGGAATTAATCAAAGATGAGGGAGGCCTTGCAGCTTACGGTGAAAAACAAGTTATGAAATATCTTGATATGGGCGCAATCGACACTCTTATCGTAACTGAAGACTTAAACACGACTAGAGTAACCATTAAATGTAACAACTGTGAAGCCATTACAAATATAAATGTGAAAAATAACGAACTATACAAGTTTGAAGAAGAACTTAAGTCAAAATCTTGTCCAAACTGTGAAGGTTCATTAACCATCGCGGAAGAAATGGATATAATTGAATATTTAGCAGAATTATGTAATGTAAACGGCTCAAATATTGTTGTTGTTTCAACCGATACCGAAGAAGGAAATCAGATATCAAAAGCTTTCAGGGGAATTGCTGCGATATTAAGATATAAAATTTAA
- a CDS encoding MBL fold metallo-hydrolase codes for MKLTVLVDNNAQLLSRDICGEHGLSQFIEVDDKQILHDTGFSDLFIENAEELGINIANIDYLVLSHGHNDHTGGLKYLIEYMSEFRTKKQKPVLIAHDAVFDRKFKGSEEIGCTVDIKDIKKAFNVQLSKKMQKITENFYFLGEIERNNDFETVDPYKKLVKDENGNNVYVDDYLVDDSSLAYIKGDDDKKELVIITGCAHSGICNTTEMAKKLIGDYPVSSAIGGFHLIEPSEDRITKTCDYLKSLNLQSLYACHCTDLNSKIRLAQENPLKELSAGTVLEF; via the coding sequence ATGAAATTAACTGTTTTAGTAGATAATAATGCCCAACTATTAAGTAGGGATATATGTGGGGAGCACGGATTATCCCAATTTATTGAAGTTGACGATAAACAAATTTTACACGATACTGGATTTTCAGATTTATTTATAGAAAATGCCGAAGAATTAGGTATTAATATAGCCAATATCGATTACTTGGTATTATCTCACGGTCACAATGACCACACCGGTGGTTTAAAATATTTAATCGAATACATGAGCGAATTTAGAACTAAAAAACAAAAACCTGTATTAATTGCTCATGACGCAGTATTTGATAGGAAATTTAAAGGAAGCGAAGAAATTGGTTGCACCGTAGATATAAAAGATATTAAAAAAGCTTTTAACGTACAATTATCTAAAAAAATGCAAAAAATAACTGAAAATTTTTATTTTTTAGGGGAAATTGAAAGGAATAACGATTTTGAAACTGTAGACCCTTATAAAAAACTTGTTAAAGATGAAAATGGCAATAATGTATATGTAGACGATTATTTAGTAGATGATAGCTCCCTTGCATACATTAAAGGTGATGATGATAAAAAAGAATTGGTTATAATCACTGGTTGTGCACACTCTGGCATCTGTAACACCACCGAAATGGCAAAAAAGTTAATCGGAGATTATCCCGTTAGTAGTGCAATTGGTGGCTTTCACTTAATAGAGCCTTCAGAAGATAGAATCACTAAAACCTGCGACTATTTGAAAAGTTTAAATTTGCAATCACTATATGCTTGCCATTGCACGGATTTAAATTCAAAAATTAGACTTGCACAAGAAAATCCATTAAAAGAATTATCTGCAGGTACAGTTTTAGAATTTTAA
- a CDS encoding tetratricopeptide repeat protein, with the protein MPSNQQTYKLYVQGIAYYNDRKYSNAIGYFKRILRINSSDFLALFGMCLVYTAIEDYEVALDYANKCLYHNSQYQPAIIYKNKLGKKIETSNMEKYERWSKLGLKYYKDKNYLKSHYYYEKAYVCNPNSKIALKNLKFVQNLLKSRLPYEWNAKALEFYKQRQYEKARVCLKHALSLNPNSQSIKNNIVKISKIIDSRKAKALELNRELKSVENMTETSVNPNNGNIISISNNEHDKDCEDIKSNTEYMELNNLINNLIYDTLETQIDFEEKITENVEPIDVGEIDINYTEDSISIEIENNNIKNIKNNIGINGSNTDNLNKSDSESFIKKEELEKEKLKEKEEKEEKEEKEEKEEKEEELKKASNDTELENNNINNNKKTKENKIRRDLIPFNTDMGVDLSKLPGNTRRNKNVTTYKDSYSSPYENIYKNKESFGKQGHELEYEHHDSNEDNLMVVNLNNEEVQKNNNKNKLPKNNYEDDKDKFEYYIDDVYEDYEEPIF; encoded by the coding sequence ATGCCCTCGAATCAACAAACTTATAAGTTATATGTTCAAGGAATCGCGTATTACAATGATAGAAAGTATTCAAATGCAATTGGTTACTTTAAAAGGATATTAAGGATAAATTCAAGTGATTTTTTAGCACTTTTCGGCATGTGTTTGGTATATACTGCAATTGAAGACTATGAGGTTGCACTCGATTACGCAAATAAATGTTTGTATCACAATTCTCAATACCAGCCCGCAATAATATATAAAAATAAGCTGGGAAAAAAGATTGAAACATCAAATATGGAAAAATACGAACGTTGGAGTAAATTGGGGCTTAAATATTACAAAGATAAAAACTATTTAAAATCTCATTACTATTACGAAAAAGCTTACGTATGCAATCCAAATTCAAAAATTGCATTAAAAAATTTAAAATTTGTTCAAAATCTTTTAAAATCACGATTACCGTACGAGTGGAACGCAAAAGCACTCGAGTTTTACAAGCAAAGACAGTATGAAAAAGCTAGAGTATGTTTAAAACATGCTTTGTCATTAAACCCTAATTCTCAATCAATAAAAAATAATATTGTTAAAATTTCTAAAATTATAGATTCTAGAAAGGCAAAAGCCTTGGAACTTAATAGGGAACTCAAATCAGTCGAAAATATGACTGAAACTAGTGTTAACCCAAATAATGGTAATATTATCAGTATTAGTAATAATGAACATGATAAAGATTGTGAGGATATAAAGTCTAACACAGAATATATGGAATTAAATAATTTAATAAATAATTTAATCTATGATACCTTAGAAACACAAATAGATTTTGAAGAAAAGATTACTGAAAATGTGGAACCTATAGACGTAGGGGAAATTGATATCAACTATACCGAGGATAGTATTAGTATAGAAATTGAAAATAATAATATTAAAAATATTAAAAATAATATTGGTATTAATGGTAGTAATACAGATAATTTAAATAAATCAGATTCTGAATCTTTTATCAAAAAAGAAGAATTAGAAAAGGAAAAATTAAAAGAAAAAGAAGAAAAAGAAGAAAAAGAAGAAAAAGAAGAAAAAGAAGAAAAAGAAGAAGAACTTAAAAAAGCTTCCAATGATACAGAACTTGAAAATAATAATATAAATAATAATAAAAAAACCAAAGAAAATAAAATTAGAAGAGATTTAATACCTTTTAACACAGATATGGGTGTAGATTTATCAAAATTACCCGGAAATACTAGAAGAAATAAAAATGTAACTACCTATAAAGACTCATATAGTAGCCCTTATGAAAACATATATAAAAATAAAGAGTCTTTTGGAAAACAAGGACATGAACTCGAATACGAACACCATGATTCAAATGAGGACAATTTAATGGTGGTAAATTTAAATAATGAAGAAGTTCAAAAAAATAATAACAAGAATAAACTTCCTAAAAATAATTATGAAGATGATAAAGATAAATTTGAATACTATATTGATGATGTCTATGAAGATTACGAAGAACCAATATTCTAA
- a CDS encoding DUF7121 family protein, giving the protein MEYEPIKTQLDKINTKIKELYEEAKELKKIRDDANEKVKEFKETREAINTDVKNRIEQIRDLKQKRAGLLEEFKMMKLTKNQIAEKIEQLEMQLETSATDMDREQALAAQIQSYQELYKRASELEELNETIKEMSDNISVLVNESSDEHKKVLENARTSAEKHQELLLAYNEINQLKSKASELHEQLKNLKLQEISQDSVE; this is encoded by the coding sequence ATGGAATATGAACCTATAAAAACTCAACTTGATAAGATAAATACTAAAATAAAAGAATTATACGAAGAAGCTAAAGAACTAAAGAAAATAAGAGACGACGCAAACGAAAAGGTTAAGGAATTTAAAGAGACTCGAGAAGCCATAAATACGGACGTAAAAAATAGAATTGAACAAATTAGGGACTTAAAACAGAAAAGGGCAGGACTTCTTGAAGAATTTAAGATGATGAAATTAACCAAAAATCAAATTGCTGAAAAAATTGAACAATTGGAAATGCAACTTGAAACTAGTGCTACGGATATGGACAGAGAACAAGCTTTGGCAGCTCAGATTCAATCATATCAGGAATTATACAAAAGAGCTTCTGAATTAGAGGAATTAAATGAAACCATTAAAGAAATGTCAGATAATATTTCAGTATTGGTAAATGAATCTTCAGATGAGCATAAAAAAGTTTTAGAAAATGCGCGAACTAGTGCGGAAAAGCACCAAGAGTTATTATTGGCGTACAACGAGATAAATCAATTAAAATCAAAAGCTTCAGAACTTCATGAACAGCTGAAGAATCTAAAACTTCAGGAAATTTCGCAAGATAGTGTAGAGTAA
- the comC gene encoding L-sulfolactate dehydrogenase produces MFITPENQVELLKQILLKYGVNEKDAKLTAEIFTEADLKGFTSHGIGRFHQTVIGLEAGVIVPNAEIKIEKESPATALINGNMGLGYVIGAFAMDLAIQKAKNIGIGMVSTYNANHFGITGHYSERAMKEGLIGLAITNTEPAMAPYGGTDKILGTNPVAIAIEGNETKFSLDMATASIARGKIFEADRLGKQLPENSALDKDGNPTNNPKEALNGCILPFGGIKGYGIATAIELLSALGGAAVGTNVKGTADPKAICTKGDLFLAINPEFFAGSETFKNRTDDLINELKGSKLLNGFDEILVAGEPEKRTWELKKDGYELDEKLYNKLSQICEKNNLDILKYVK; encoded by the coding sequence ATGTTTATAACTCCTGAAAATCAAGTTGAATTATTAAAACAAATTTTATTGAAATACGGCGTAAATGAAAAAGATGCAAAACTAACAGCTGAAATTTTTACCGAAGCTGATTTAAAAGGTTTTACTTCTCACGGAATAGGTAGATTTCACCAAACCGTAATTGGTTTAGAAGCAGGCGTAATCGTACCAAATGCTGAAATAAAAATTGAAAAGGAAAGTCCTGCAACTGCATTAATCAACGGAAATATGGGTTTGGGTTATGTAATTGGAGCTTTTGCAATGGATTTGGCAATTCAAAAAGCTAAAAACATTGGTATCGGTATGGTTTCAACATATAATGCTAACCACTTTGGGATAACTGGTCATTATTCCGAAAGAGCAATGAAAGAAGGATTAATAGGGCTAGCAATAACAAATACAGAACCTGCAATGGCGCCATACGGGGGAACTGATAAAATATTGGGCACAAACCCTGTGGCTATTGCAATAGAAGGCAATGAAACAAAATTCTCATTGGATATGGCAACAGCGTCAATTGCAAGGGGTAAAATCTTTGAAGCAGATAGATTGGGTAAACAATTGCCTGAAAATTCAGCACTAGATAAAGATGGTAATCCAACTAATAATCCAAAAGAAGCTTTAAACGGTTGTATTTTACCTTTCGGTGGAATCAAAGGCTATGGAATTGCTACAGCAATTGAATTATTGTCAGCATTAGGTGGTGCAGCAGTAGGAACCAATGTTAAAGGAACTGCAGACCCAAAAGCAATATGTACCAAAGGCGATTTGTTTTTAGCAATTAATCCGGAATTTTTCGCAGGTTCGGAAACTTTTAAGAATAGAACTGATGATTTAATTAATGAATTAAAAGGTTCAAAGCTTTTAAACGGTTTTGATGAAATTTTAGTTGCCGGAGAGCCTGAAAAAAGGACGTGGGAACTCAAAAAAGATGGTTACGAATTAGATGAAAAATTATACAATAAATTGTCTCAAATATGTGAAAAAAATAACCTTGATATCTTAAAATACGTTAAATAA